In bacterium, a single genomic region encodes these proteins:
- a CDS encoding NUDIX hydrolase — protein sequence MSKRFLTLRDIFIRRKDGSFVMIKRKNPPYKNYWALPGGFVDCFETVEQAAVREAKEETGLNIKLEKLIGVYSGPKRDPRRYVVSILFSAVETGGILEGADDAREAAAFNKPPKRIAFDHGKMIKDAGIS from the coding sequence ATGTCAAAGAGATTTTTGACATTACGGGATATTTTCATAAGAAGGAAGGATGGATCTTTTGTAATGATTAAAAGAAAAAATCCGCCTTATAAAAATTACTGGGCACTGCCTGGCGGGTTTGTCGATTGTTTTGAGACTGTTGAGCAGGCGGCAGTCAGGGAGGCAAAAGAAGAGACCGGTCTTAACATTAAACTGGAAAAACTTATCGGTGTTTATTCGGGCCCGAAAAGAGATCCCCGCCGTTATGTCGTCAGTATTTTATTTTCGGCAGTTGAGACCGGTGGAATTTTGGAAGGCGCCGATGACGCAAGAGAGGCAGCCGCGTTCAATAAACCGCCGAAACGAATTGCGTTCGACCATGGAAAAATGATAAAGGACGCCGGAATAAGCTGA
- a CDS encoding NIL domain-containing protein, protein MPKKVKKIFKLVFPQKLIKEPVVFTVAKKFNLVPNIRRAKVTKFVGELVLEVDGMEKDIEKGINYLMKNEVIVKPIEGDIID, encoded by the coding sequence ATGCCGAAAAAAGTCAAAAAAATTTTTAAATTGGTATTCCCGCAAAAATTAATCAAGGAGCCTGTCGTATTTACTGTCGCAAAAAAATTTAATTTAGTTCCGAATATCCGGCGGGCAAAAGTCACGAAATTCGTGGGGGAATTGGTACTGGAAGTGGACGGCATGGAAAAAGACATTGAAAAAGGCATTAATTACTTAATGAAAAATGAGGTTATAGTCAAACCTATCGAAGGGGATATAATAGATTAA
- a CDS encoding inositol monophosphatase family protein encodes MSKYNTLIKEIAVNAGQFLKSRVGKIRKIDYKGEIDIVTDADLKAEEIIVKAIRGNYPDHAILTEEAGSIGKEEYDYRWIIDPLDGTTNFSHGYPFFCVSIALEKQGEIIMGAVYEPMRDELFFAERGKGAYLNNERIKVSPINDLQKSLLVTGFAYNIHRANRNNNINYFRRFLKTAQAVRRDGTAALDLCYVACGRFDGFWELRLNPWDVAAGYLIVCEADGKVTDFSGKEFSIFSKEILATNRKIHSTCLDVLEK; translated from the coding sequence ATGTCAAAGTATAATACATTAATTAAAGAGATTGCCGTCAATGCAGGGCAGTTTTTGAAATCAAGGGTCGGAAAAATCCGGAAAATAGATTACAAGGGCGAGATAGACATCGTGACAGATGCCGATCTGAAGGCTGAAGAAATAATTGTTAAAGCCATTCGCGGAAATTATCCGGATCACGCAATACTTACAGAAGAGGCCGGGAGTATCGGGAAAGAAGAATATGATTACCGCTGGATAATCGACCCTCTTGACGGAACTACAAATTTCAGCCACGGGTATCCGTTCTTCTGCGTTTCGATCGCTTTGGAAAAACAGGGTGAAATTATAATGGGGGCCGTTTATGAACCAATGAGAGACGAACTCTTTTTTGCAGAAAGGGGAAAAGGCGCGTATTTGAACAATGAAAGAATCAAGGTATCACCAATAAATGACCTGCAGAAAAGTTTATTGGTAACGGGGTTCGCGTATAATATCCACAGGGCAAACAGGAATAATAACATAAACTATTTTAGAAGGTTTCTGAAAACCGCCCAGGCGGTAAGACGCGACGGCACTGCCGCACTGGATTTATGTTATGTGGCATGTGGCAGATTTGACGGGTTTTGGGAACTGCGGCTAAATCCATGGGATGTCGCCGCGGGATATTTGATTGTATGCGAGGCCGACGGCAAAGTCACGGATTTTTCAGGAAAAGAGTTTTCAATATTTAGCAAGGAAATACTTGCCACAAACAGGAAAATTCATTCTACCTGTCTGGATGTGCTGGAAAAGTGA
- a CDS encoding secondary thiamine-phosphate synthase enzyme YjbQ: protein MFKKISLQTGSQVDFINITEEVEKFIASEKISSGIILIFIPHTTAGITINEQADPDVTADIQNMFEKIVPYHANFLHSEGNSPAHIKSSIMGSSVQLIIEKGKPLLGTWQGIFFCEFDGPRRREAWMKIIPY from the coding sequence ATGTTTAAAAAAATTTCTTTACAGACAGGCAGCCAGGTCGATTTTATAAATATTACTGAAGAAGTAGAAAAATTTATTGCGTCGGAAAAAATTTCAAGCGGAATTATTTTAATCTTTATACCTCACACCACTGCCGGTATAACCATAAATGAACAGGCAGACCCTGATGTTACTGCCGATATACAAAACATGTTTGAAAAGATCGTTCCTTATCACGCAAATTTTCTTCATTCAGAAGGGAACTCGCCCGCTCATATCAAGTCAAGCATTATGGGTTCTTCCGTCCAGCTTATTATAGAAAAAGGGAAACCCCTGCTTGGGACATGGCAGGGAATCTTTTTCTGTGAATTTGACGGGCCGAGGCGCCGCGAAGCATGGATGAAAATAATTCCATATTAA
- a CDS encoding KamA family radical SAM protein, translating into MDYHQCSLWKNVSSNEWYNWEWQLCNRIVRQNELSQVINLSPSEEAGVMAGHNRMPMAITPYFASLMDPVDPNCSIRRQVIPRQEELNFSSYDLVDPCGEEKDSPVQGIVHRYPDRVLLLVTDRCAAYCRYCTRRRMVGTHEDIATGKKLDPAISYIEKNKKIRDCLISGGDPLLLPDDQLESILTRLRNIPHVEMLRIGTRAPVTLPFRITEKLVSILRKFHPLYLSIHFTHPKEITPDVQKACNMLADAGIPLGSQTVLLRNINDRPQVMKKLLHELLKIRVRPYYLYQCDLAMGTEHFRTSVMTGVNIIEKLRGYTSGYAVPSFVIDAPGGGGKIPVNPNYVLSNINEKFVLRNYQNKIYEYYEPRAEQQVPVKEKDAVLVG; encoded by the coding sequence ATGGATTATCACCAGTGCAGCTTATGGAAGAACGTTTCATCAAACGAATGGTATAATTGGGAATGGCAGCTTTGCAACCGGATTGTCCGGCAAAATGAGTTATCACAAGTAATTAATCTTTCCCCGTCTGAAGAAGCCGGGGTCATGGCAGGGCATAACAGAATGCCAATGGCAATCACGCCTTATTTCGCGTCCCTTATGGATCCGGTTGACCCAAATTGTTCCATTCGCCGTCAGGTGATACCCCGCCAGGAGGAATTAAATTTTTCTTCTTATGATTTGGTTGACCCTTGTGGTGAGGAAAAAGATTCTCCTGTCCAGGGAATAGTCCATCGTTACCCGGACAGGGTGCTTCTTTTAGTTACTGACAGGTGCGCCGCTTATTGCCGTTACTGCACACGCAGGAGAATGGTCGGTACCCATGAAGATATCGCAACAGGGAAAAAACTTGATCCGGCAATTTCATACATTGAAAAAAATAAAAAAATACGTGATTGCCTTATTTCAGGGGGAGACCCGTTGCTCCTGCCTGATGACCAATTAGAGTCAATATTAACACGTTTAAGGAACATTCCTCATGTTGAAATGCTTAGAATCGGAACGCGCGCCCCTGTTACCCTGCCTTTCAGGATCACGGAAAAACTGGTATCAATATTAAGAAAATTCCATCCGTTATACTTAAGCATTCATTTTACTCATCCAAAGGAAATAACGCCTGATGTCCAAAAAGCGTGCAATATGCTCGCGGACGCGGGAATACCCTTAGGAAGCCAGACGGTCCTGCTTAGAAATATAAACGATAGACCTCAGGTTATGAAAAAACTACTGCATGAATTATTAAAAATAAGGGTCCGGCCTTATTATCTTTATCAATGTGACTTGGCCATGGGGACCGAACATTTCCGCACCTCAGTTATGACAGGTGTAAATATCATCGAGAAATTAAGAGGTTATACGAGTGGTTACGCTGTCCCCAGTTTTGTAATAGATGCGCCCGGAGGAGGCGGTAAGATACCCGTGAACCCGAACTATGTTTTATCCAATATTAACGAAAAATTTGTCCTGCGAAATTATCAAAATAAGATTTATGAATATTATGAACCCCGGGCGGAACAGCAGGTGCCCGTTAAAGAAAAGGATGCGGTGCTGGTGGGGTAG
- a CDS encoding ATP-grasp domain-containing protein yields the protein MKKQDKKNKLNIAVIYDYACTCKGSHGNLTPYQDISKQIELINSALIDMDYSVFSISVGDDVVRFLKAINDEKVDLVFNLCESVFGESTKEMNIPAILDLLNLPYTGSSALTLGLTLDKSIAKGIMISNKINTPEYRVFYKELDKTDGSIIGEIEFPVIIKPLLEHGSLGISQKSVVNSPKQLITQVNELIARYKQPAIAEEFITGREIYVPIIGNKNEETVLAMSEIDFTKMPKNKFPILSYMGKWETESIEYKKTTPVCPIDLSNDIYEEIRNVALKIFRIMDCRDYARIDIRLTEENIPYVIDINPNPCLDEDAGFAVSAKVSGIEYPELLNMIIRSALNRKNGNGHSKLKTII from the coding sequence ATGAAAAAACAAGATAAAAAAAATAAACTTAACATTGCCGTCATTTACGATTATGCCTGCACATGTAAGGGAAGCCATGGGAACCTGACTCCATATCAGGACATTTCAAAACAGATAGAACTTATTAATTCCGCTTTAATAGATATGGATTACTCGGTTTTTTCAATTAGCGTGGGTGATGATGTGGTGCGTTTTTTAAAAGCCATTAACGACGAAAAAGTGGATCTTGTTTTTAATCTTTGTGAAAGTGTTTTTGGCGAAAGCACAAAAGAGATGAATATTCCCGCCATATTGGATTTGCTTAACCTCCCTTATACCGGTTCCAGCGCGCTTACTTTAGGGCTTACACTGGACAAAAGCATTGCAAAGGGCATTATGATTTCTAATAAAATAAACACACCGGAATACAGGGTTTTTTATAAGGAATTGGATAAAACAGACGGTTCGATAATCGGAGAAATTGAATTTCCTGTCATTATTAAGCCGTTACTTGAGCACGGCAGTCTGGGTATCAGCCAGAAATCGGTTGTAAATTCCCCAAAACAGTTAATAACGCAGGTAAATGAATTAATAGCCAGGTATAAACAGCCGGCAATCGCGGAGGAGTTTATTACCGGAAGGGAAATATACGTTCCTATTATCGGTAATAAAAATGAAGAAACTGTTTTAGCCATGTCGGAAATAGATTTTACAAAAATGCCAAAAAATAAATTTCCGATTTTGAGCTATATGGGTAAATGGGAAACGGAAAGCATTGAATATAAGAAAACAACACCTGTTTGTCCGATAGACCTGTCAAATGATATTTATGAAGAAATAAGAAATGTAGCTTTAAAAATATTCCGGATTATGGATTGCCGTGACTACGCACGGATAGACATCCGGCTGACTGAAGAAAATATTCCTTATGTGATAGATATTAACCCAAATCCGTGCCTGGATGAAGATGCGGGATTCGCTGTCTCGGCAAAAGTCTCAGGGATAGAATATCCTGAATTGCTTAACATGATAATCCGTTCCGCTTTAAACAGAAAAAACGGGAATGGGCATAGTAAATTAAAAACAATAATATAA
- a CDS encoding ATP-grasp domain-containing protein, which translates to MNKRLKIGLVFNQKPKKTDKEDKNLSDTYAEWDSHETINAVANALKNGTNGTGPRDVVLIEANDKMFNRFIKEKPDIVFNMAEGFRGASREAQVPAILDMLNIPYTGSDPVTLGICLDKQRTKEILSFHNIPTAKFLAATSCKELENIFLPAVVKPVWEGSSKGIVNSSLVRTEKELKVQVERIVKNYKQPALIEEFLNGREFTAAVLGNNDSVRVLPIVEIKLDKLPAGANKMYSYEAKWIWDTNVKPLDIFECPAKISPGLKKKIEDLCKKAFNVLRCRDWCRIDVRLDKKGEPHVIELNPLPGVLPNPEDNSCFPKAARSAGISYNEMINSVLDNAIKRTGENW; encoded by the coding sequence ATGAATAAAAGATTAAAAATCGGGCTGGTATTTAACCAAAAGCCAAAAAAGACTGACAAAGAAGATAAAAATTTATCTGATACATATGCTGAATGGGATTCCCATGAAACTATTAATGCGGTAGCAAATGCTTTAAAAAATGGAACAAACGGGACCGGCCCGCGGGATGTTGTTCTTATAGAAGCAAATGACAAGATGTTTAACCGGTTTATTAAAGAAAAACCAGATATAGTTTTTAACATGGCAGAGGGATTTCGCGGCGCAAGCCGCGAGGCGCAGGTGCCTGCAATTTTGGATATGCTTAATATACCATATACCGGTTCAGATCCTGTAACCCTTGGCATTTGCCTCGATAAACAGAGAACGAAGGAAATATTGTCGTTTCATAACATTCCGACGGCAAAATTTTTAGCTGCAACATCTTGTAAGGAATTAGAAAATATTTTTTTACCGGCGGTAGTTAAACCTGTATGGGAAGGTTCGAGTAAAGGGATAGTGAACAGTTCACTTGTCCGGACAGAAAAGGAACTAAAGGTGCAGGTTGAGCGGATTGTCAAAAACTATAAACAGCCGGCGTTAATAGAAGAGTTCCTGAACGGCAGGGAATTTACCGCGGCGGTATTGGGTAATAACGACAGTGTTCGTGTCCTTCCCATCGTGGAAATAAAATTGGACAAATTACCCGCGGGGGCTAATAAGATGTATTCCTATGAGGCTAAATGGATATGGGACACAAACGTTAAACCATTGGATATTTTTGAATGCCCGGCAAAAATAAGCCCTGGTTTAAAAAAGAAAATCGAAGATTTATGCAAAAAAGCATTTAATGTTTTACGGTGCCGCGACTGGTGTCGCATTGATGTCCGGCTTGATAAAAAGGGAGAACCGCATGTTATCGAGCTTAATCCTCTGCCGGGTGTTTTGCCGAACCCTGAAGATAATTCATGTTTTCCGAAAGCCGCGAGGTCGGCCGGGATTAGTTACAATGAAATGATTAATTCGGTTTTGGATAATGCGATCAAAAGAACAGGTGAAAATTGGTAA
- a CDS encoding response regulator yields the protein MFEENEGSRKKVLVIEDEENTLDAIKDIFLKMDCCVDIASDGEKGFQLINEDSYDLVVTDLKLPGKSGFEILEALKDINPRTKVIIITAYGEPNSTEDANRRGAFSCLKKPFRMKEMISVAEQALGIQSDR from the coding sequence TTGTTTGAAGAAAACGAAGGTTCAAGAAAAAAGGTCCTTGTCATTGAGGATGAGGAAAATACGCTCGATGCCATAAAAGATATTTTTCTGAAAATGGATTGCTGTGTGGATATTGCCTCTGACGGCGAGAAAGGGTTCCAGTTAATTAACGAGGATTCCTATGACCTTGTTGTTACCGACCTTAAACTGCCGGGGAAAAGCGGGTTTGAAATTCTGGAGGCGCTGAAAGACATTAATCCCCGGACAAAAGTGATTATTATTACGGCGTATGGCGAGCCAAATTCCACGGAGGATGCGAACAGAAGAGGGGCGTTCAGTTGTTTAAAAAAACCATTTCGTATGAAAGAAATGATATCTGTTGCCGAACAGGCGTTAGGTATACAAAGTGACAGGTAA
- a CDS encoding sigma-54 dependent transcriptional regulator: MPDILVIDDDINTVDAIIEGLTADGHNVSSAGNGKEALEKINEKEPDLVLTDLMMPGMNGLKFLKMIKKLYPDITIVIITGFGSVETAVEAMREGAYDYLTKPLRMQDIRRVVSKALEQHSLIIENKSLKAELLEKSISKQVIGSSRVFKEILKVVYQIAPTRGTVLITGESGTGKEIIAELIHYNSPRKDKPLVKINCSALPENLIESELFGHEKGAFTGAIKEKPGRFELANSGTIFLDEVGDISPHLQVKLLRVLQDGAFERVGGTNTLKVDARIIAATNHNLLDAVNQKKFREDLYYRLNVINIHLPPLRERDEDIPLLVNYFLEKYSKENSKDIKLVDDRALQIFKNYKWPGNVRELENTIEHAVIMCRNNIITVDCLPQSIQNGKKQPDINFTIGTQLEEMEKSAIFKTLDFTGGNREEAANILGIGVATLYRKLQEYQNEN, from the coding sequence ATGCCAGACATTTTAGTGATAGATGACGATATAAATACGGTTGACGCCATTATTGAGGGGCTGACCGCGGACGGGCATAATGTTTCTTCCGCGGGAAACGGCAAAGAGGCGCTGGAAAAAATAAATGAAAAAGAACCCGACCTTGTCCTAACGGATTTGATGATGCCGGGGATGAACGGCTTGAAATTTTTAAAAATGATAAAGAAATTATATCCGGACATTACGATCGTTATTATCACCGGGTTTGGAAGCGTCGAGACCGCGGTGGAGGCGATGCGGGAAGGGGCGTATGATTACCTTACAAAACCATTGAGGATGCAGGACATCAGGCGGGTGGTAAGCAAGGCGCTGGAACAACACAGCTTAATTATCGAAAATAAATCTTTAAAGGCTGAACTCCTGGAAAAATCCATTTCAAAACAGGTGATTGGTTCAAGCCGGGTGTTTAAAGAAATTTTAAAGGTGGTTTACCAGATCGCACCGACGCGCGGGACAGTTTTAATTACTGGAGAAAGCGGAACTGGTAAAGAAATTATCGCGGAGCTTATACATTATAATAGCCCGAGAAAAGATAAACCCCTTGTAAAAATTAATTGCTCGGCACTTCCGGAGAATTTGATAGAAAGCGAATTGTTCGGGCATGAAAAAGGCGCGTTTACAGGCGCGATTAAGGAAAAACCAGGGCGTTTCGAACTTGCCAACAGCGGCACAATATTCCTTGACGAGGTCGGTGATATAAGTCCCCACTTGCAGGTAAAACTCCTGCGTGTTTTACAGGATGGTGCTTTTGAAAGAGTCGGAGGGACAAATACATTAAAGGTAGACGCCCGGATAATTGCGGCAACCAATCATAATTTACTGGATGCTGTAAATCAGAAAAAATTCAGGGAAGATCTCTATTACCGTCTCAATGTCATAAATATTCACCTGCCTCCCTTGCGCGAAAGAGATGAAGATATACCGCTTCTCGTAAATTATTTTTTAGAAAAATATTCAAAAGAAAATAGTAAAGATATTAAACTAGTGGATGACAGGGCACTCCAGATATTTAAGAATTATAAATGGCCGGGCAACGTCAGGGAATTAGAAAATACAATCGAGCACGCAGTCATTATGTGCAGAAATAATATTATAACTGTGGACTGCCTGCCGCAGTCTATCCAAAACGGGAAGAAACAGCCGGATATTAATTTTACTATCGGAACACAACTGGAAGAAATGGAAAAAAGCGCGATTTTTAAAACCCTTGATTTTACCGGGGGAAATCGCGAGGAGGCGGCTAATATTTTAGGGATTGGCGTGGCCACTTTGTATAGAAAACTTCAGGAATATCAAAATGAGAATTAA
- a CDS encoding DNA adenine methylase: MSVGIAKRQLSLIEDAPVFPSTRFQGSKLKIVDWIWDAIKGLDFHTALDAFGGTGSVGYMLKEKGKKVTYNDLLKFNWYIGLALIENDSVRLSERDVEFLLARHSEIKYPTFVYDTFKDIYFTDEENHWIDMVVTNINLMDDLYKKAIAFFALCQSCIIKRPFNLFHRKNLYLRFSEVERNFGNKVT, translated from the coding sequence ATGAGTGTGGGTATTGCAAAACGACAACTATCTTTAATAGAAGATGCCCCAGTATTTCCCTCAACACGTTTTCAAGGCAGCAAGCTAAAAATAGTGGACTGGATTTGGGATGCCATAAAGGGATTGGATTTTCATACTGCCCTTGATGCCTTTGGCGGCACTGGTAGTGTTGGATATATGTTGAAGGAAAAGGGCAAAAAGGTTACTTATAACGACTTATTGAAGTTTAATTGGTATATTGGTTTGGCATTGATTGAAAACGATAGCGTCAGGCTTTCAGAAAGAGATGTTGAATTTTTACTTGCAAGACATAGTGAAATTAAATATCCAACGTTTGTCTATGACACCTTCAAGGATATTTATTTTACAGATGAAGAAAACCACTGGATTGATATGGTTGTAACAAATATAAATTTGATGGATGATTTATATAAGAAAGCCATTGCCTTTTTTGCCCTTTGTCAATCCTGCATTATTAAAAGACCATTTAATCTTTTCCATAGAAAAAATTTATATCTGAGATTTTCGGAAGTGGAAAGAAATTTTGGGAATAAAGTTACATGA
- a CDS encoding site-specific DNA-methyltransferase, whose translation MFELYYTKFGHAFVGDSHDLLTSLDDNSVDLVITSPPFALQRQKEYGNKDQDEYVDWLIEFGHSIYRVLKDTGSFVLDLGGAYKKNRPVRSLYNYRVLIRMCDECKFDLAEEFFWHNPAKLPSPIEWVNKRKIRVKDSVNTVWWFSKTDFPKANIKNVLVPYSDRMKKLLEDPETFYKPKKRPSGHDISKGFGSANNGGAIPPNLLQFPNTDSNSLYLRLCKEFSAKKHPARFPSKLPEFFVDFLTNENDLVVDIFAGSNTTGEVAETKRRRWISCDLDRDYLVASALRFFEEPLNEKQQKLFNNLKKDIELPIDLTQVRRQQDLFPQRIEKFLLIHSSLYEKSI comes from the coding sequence ATGTTTGAACTTTATTATACAAAATTTGGGCATGCTTTTGTGGGAGATTCACACGATTTATTAACATCTCTCGATGATAATAGTGTAGATTTAGTAATAACTTCTCCACCATTTGCACTACAAAGACAAAAAGAATATGGTAACAAAGATCAAGATGAATATGTCGATTGGTTAATTGAATTTGGCCACTCTATTTATAGAGTTTTGAAAGATACTGGCAGTTTCGTTCTTGATCTTGGTGGAGCGTATAAAAAGAACCGTCCTGTACGGTCACTTTACAATTATAGAGTTTTAATTCGAATGTGTGATGAATGTAAGTTTGATTTGGCTGAAGAGTTTTTTTGGCATAATCCAGCAAAACTACCATCACCAATCGAATGGGTTAATAAGCGAAAAATAAGAGTAAAAGATTCTGTTAATACTGTTTGGTGGTTTTCAAAAACTGACTTTCCAAAAGCTAACATTAAAAATGTACTAGTACCTTATTCTGATAGAATGAAAAAACTCCTTGAAGATCCAGAAACTTTTTACAAACCTAAAAAAAGACCTTCGGGACATGATATTTCAAAAGGATTCGGCTCTGCAAACAATGGCGGTGCTATCCCGCCAAACTTACTACAATTTCCCAATACCGATAGCAACTCATTATATTTAAGGCTTTGTAAAGAATTTTCGGCCAAAAAACATCCAGCTAGGTTTCCCTCTAAATTGCCCGAATTTTTCGTTGATTTTCTTACCAATGAAAATGACCTAGTTGTAGATATTTTTGCGGGTTCAAATACTACTGGAGAGGTTGCAGAAACAAAAAGAAGACGTTGGATTTCTTGTGATTTAGATAGAGATTATTTGGTTGCCTCTGCCTTAAGATTTTTTGAAGAACCTTTAAATGAAAAACAACAGAAACTATTTAATAACTTAAAAAAAGATATTGAATTACCAATTGATTTAACTCAGGTAAGAAGGCAACAAGACCTTTTTCCCCAACGTATCGAAAAATTTTTGCTCATCCATAGCTCACTTTATGAAAAAAGTATATAA
- a CDS encoding HEAT repeat domain-containing protein: MTQRSFKTDESFLEKLAIGAIGTQKVIKDLRNQGHTSVELERGSTGYKIWKTIKIKRVRVPDILCVNSGVRIESRAKTNLVISMSHSSADETRGWDYGLKDDDYTALVVCEKGGIEPIDWVADNIVQYIKVSDLRKALKNNKVMQEKPKGAEEGFETRLTWPSAIANSNGKLIEIDNRIKFKRDSDGRIISLALSKKNIDLIPCVTIGQKIRKNQIIASVVQIHSSIPHKTINQQKYYQEMLKSTSISDRYGAAKAYSFFDGNLNINPLVERIDDDNEHIYVKLEAAAALARKNDKIGYNFIAQSLNSDYLEHRLESVIILGEIQSETSGQLLIKVLTNINQHEEIRSGAAWALGELNIKSTIPHLVAAFNDLSLSIRIESARALKKMCDKYVNIVLDHFQEASENERHGISWALGRYGKWKTNELLKKINPENIDIRQWAAYIIGSSDQNRIINDIEELKQKDIELYFAVTVLWKITSSWIYQLKEY; encoded by the coding sequence ATGACACAAAGATCATTCAAAACAGATGAAAGTTTTTTAGAAAAACTTGCTATTGGAGCGATTGGGACTCAAAAAGTAATTAAGGATTTAAGAAATCAAGGGCACACGTCAGTTGAATTGGAACGAGGCTCTACAGGTTATAAAATTTGGAAAACCATTAAAATAAAAAGAGTCAGAGTCCCCGATATATTATGCGTTAATTCTGGAGTTAGAATCGAATCGCGAGCAAAAACTAATCTTGTGATTTCAATGTCTCATTCATCTGCAGATGAGACACGCGGCTGGGACTATGGATTAAAAGATGATGATTATACTGCTTTAGTTGTCTGTGAAAAAGGTGGTATTGAACCAATCGACTGGGTTGCTGATAATATTGTTCAATATATAAAAGTATCAGATCTTCGTAAGGCCTTGAAAAACAATAAGGTCATGCAAGAGAAACCTAAAGGTGCTGAGGAAGGCTTTGAAACCCGTTTAACATGGCCATCAGCAATTGCGAATAGTAATGGGAAATTAATAGAAATTGATAACAGAATTAAATTTAAAAGAGATTCAGATGGAAGGATTATCTCTTTAGCATTATCCAAGAAAAATATTGATTTAATACCGTGTGTGACTATAGGTCAAAAGATAAGAAAAAACCAAATTATAGCATCAGTCGTACAAATTCATAGCTCTATACCACATAAAACAATTAATCAGCAAAAGTATTATCAAGAGATGTTAAAAAGTACTTCTATTTCGGATAGATATGGAGCTGCAAAGGCATATTCATTTTTTGATGGGAACCTTAATATTAATCCATTAGTTGAACGTATTGACGATGATAATGAGCATATATATGTAAAATTAGAAGCTGCCGCAGCTTTAGCACGTAAAAATGACAAAATAGGCTACAATTTTATTGCACAATCATTAAATTCTGATTATTTAGAACATCGTTTGGAATCTGTTATAATTCTTGGTGAAATACAATCAGAAACATCAGGACAGCTTTTAATTAAAGTACTCACGAATATAAATCAACATGAAGAGATAAGAAGTGGTGCAGCCTGGGCACTTGGTGAATTAAATATAAAGTCTACAATCCCACATTTAGTTGCAGCTTTTAATGATCTTAGTTTATCTATACGTATTGAGTCTGCACGTGCTCTTAAGAAAATGTGTGATAAATATGTAAACATTGTTTTAGACCATTTTCAAGAAGCTAGTGAAAATGAACGCCATGGTATCTCATGGGCCTTGGGACGTTACGGGAAATGGAAAACTAACGAACTGCTCAAGAAAATCAATCCAGAAAATATAGACATAAGGCAATGGGCAGCATATATAATTGGGAGTTCTGATCAAAATCGGATTATAAATGATATTGAAGAATTAAAACAAAAAGACATAGAATTATATTTCGCTGTAACAGTACTTTGGAAGATAACATCAAGCTGGATATATCAGCTAAAGGAATACTAA
- a CDS encoding DNA methyltransferase, with product MKDKITYKVPDVFRKIDKIFCAEEPAMYGEEKLIPFYYNSAKKIKVFNGDSLHLLKKIPDGCIDMLFADPPYFGNQSGLIIKRNDGHMDTFDTLKAKWAYSKSLSNQFDFHYTWLKESQRVLKEGSTIWVTGTYHSIGVVNVVLQDLGFKILNDIILHKRNAPPNFKNFLFFYFHFLFYLFILCY from the coding sequence GTGAAAGATAAAATAACATATAAAGTTCCTGATGTATTCAGGAAAATAGATAAAATATTTTGTGCTGAAGAACCAGCGATGTATGGAGAAGAAAAACTTATTCCATTTTATTATAATTCTGCAAAAAAAATTAAAGTTTTTAACGGCGATTCCTTGCACCTGCTTAAAAAAATTCCCGATGGTTGTATTGATATGCTTTTTGCCGACCCGCCCTATTTTGGAAATCAATCAGGATTAATCATAAAACGTAATGATGGACATATGGATACATTTGATACCCTGAAGGCAAAATGGGCATATTCCAAATCACTTAGCAATCAATTCGATTTTCATTACACATGGCTCAAAGAATCCCAGCGTGTCCTGAAAGAAGGTTCTACAATTTGGGTTACCGGCACTTATCACAGTATTGGAGTGGTAAACGTTGTCCTTCAAGATTTGGGATTTAAAATACTTAATGATATAATCTTACACAAAAGGAATGCTCCCCCAAATTTTAAAAATTTTTTATTTTTTTACTTTCACTTTCTATTTTATCTTTTTATTTTATGCTATTAA